From a single Accipiter gentilis chromosome 8, bAccGen1.1, whole genome shotgun sequence genomic region:
- the KTI12 gene encoding protein KTI12 homolog translates to MPLVVLCGRPGSGKSRRAAELREALGGPERQAHVVAEAEGGRAALRAEVERRLSRRDVVIVDAGNELRSIRYELYCAARQAGTARCLLHCAGGPGGPDEPPFEAPDPRNRWDRPLFTVGGEEPLPLAAIRAALFESAPPPPHRATRSQPLQSSGFLHHLDRVTQEVLAAVMAAQRSGAQPGEVVRVPGVAEGLVLNRPVSMAELSRLRRQFISYTKMQPSDENLPQLASMFLQYLSRSIQ, encoded by the coding sequence ATGCCGCTGGTGGTGCTGTGCGGGCGGCCGGGCAGCGGCAAGAGCCGGCGGGCCGCGGAGCTGCGGGAGGCGCTGGGCGGGCCGGAGCGGCAGGCGCACGTCGTGGCCGAGGCggagggcggccgggcggcgcTGAGGGCCGAGGTGGAGCGGCGGCTGAGCCGGCGGGACGTGGTGATCGTGGACGCGGGCAACGAGCTGCGGAGCATCCGCTACGAGCTGTACTGCGCGGCGCGGCAGGCGGGCACGGCGCGCTGCCTCCTGCACTgcgcgggcggccccggcggccccgaCGAGCCGCCCTTCGAGGCCCCCGACCCGCGCAACCGCTGGGACCGGCCGCTCTTCACGGTGGGCGGGGAGGAGCCGCTGCCGCTGGCCGCCATCCGCGCCGCCCTCTTCGAgagcgccccgccgccgccgcaccgcgCCACCCGCAGCCAGCCCCTGCAGTCCAGCGGCTTCCTCCACCACCTCGACCGCGTCACCCAGGAGGTGCTGGCCGCCGTCATGGCCGCCCAGAGGAGCGGGGCGCAGCCCGGGGAGGTGGTGCGCGTCCCCGGCGTCGCCGAGGGGCTGGTGCTGAACCGGCCCGTGAGCATGGCCGAGCTGAGCCGCCTGCGGAGGCAGTTCATCAGCTACACCAAGATGCAGCCCAGCGACGAAAACTTGCCCCAGCTGGCCAGCATGTTCCTGCAGTACCTGAGCCGCAGCATCCAGTGA